In Anopheles ziemanni chromosome X, idAnoZiCoDA_A2_x.2, whole genome shotgun sequence, the genomic window CATTGCTAACGGACCGTACTGTCCAAAGTAGACCTTCCAAGTCCTGGATTGTGAATTACCTACTgcagatttgtttgtttataattattatttgttttatattgcTCTATGAGCTTTCGTTCACACACACTTAACAAGTAGGATAGGTTCCGCATACGTAGCTTATATAGTGATGATCACAAAAGTAAGACTTAGTGAGACTTAGTGTCCTGTTTCTTGATCACGATGTCTGGGCACAGCATGTATACTTGTAAACAACTGGTAGGTCGAAAGCTGGATAGATACTGGTCCGGTACCCTACCAACATAAAAGTGAAACTGAAAACAATAAAGCAAGATATGCATGTATAGCATGGCCGAGCCCCAGGGTCGAAGAAGAGATTGAAAAGGCTCTCTATTCTCTAATCATCCGTGAAGAGTAAGCCATGTTTAACGCCGATGAAATTCCCAGCCCATAGTGGATACCGCAGCAAAAAATATCGTcgctttttcaaacaaccgGTTAACAATTGATTCAAATTTCGCATACTTTAAGCCCCAAGAATCATGCAtcgctttgctttgttcaGGTTAGGTGGTAATTGTATCTAATATTATGATAAATTTTTCCTACTTTTGCTAACAGTGCGACAAATGGCATGCAATGCTGCTTGAAGTTTCAGCTGACGCTTGCTGGTTCAAACCCAAAATTATGCACAGAAAACGATGCACAACACGATACTACAACATTTACTTAAGCGATCGGCAGCGATGAGTGCAATGTTACACAGCACACATGCTGTAAACGGCGAGCTTCCGCAATTGTGCACCAGCTAAGTCGACCTTTTTACCACtaagtttgtttgaaatacgACTGCTTCAAATCGGGTGCTCATTCCTTTCGCACTGTGTACTAGTAGCGTATGATGGGAGCTTGCTGGTAATCtaattgtttcaaaaattCCAAGTTTTGCAAATGGTAGTGGCTATGTACATCAcgagatgaatgaaatggCAGGCTTTCCTTGGAGAAGGAAGCTAAAGCTTACGCGGTATGCTTTATCATTCTATGGTAAGCAAACCAAGGCCCTACGCTTCAAATATGTGCTCgcttttaaacaaacaacatactAGATGATCTGCTCGAAACTACCTGTTGTTCCTGTTTCATTTGAATGCGATCAAATCTTCAGAGTACATCGTGCTGCCACGCGAGATTTCAATACGCTTGCTCTTCATAAAACGATCTACAGAATGTGAAGATTTAACTGATCAGTCGACATTAACAGCAAACTACTCTCAGTTTCATTGCcacaggagaaaaaaaaagaaatgcccGATAAAAAATTAGTTTGTATATTTCACTAAATGAAACGTGTCACCGCTACAAACGGACGCTAGTAACCTATGatgatgtttaattttataaagAATTTCAGTTATGCTCGCGTGTCTATTGATTATTCTAAAATCTTTTTTAAACCgtgtagcagcagcagcagcaacgcaaCACCGCCCTATATCCAATTCGGAAGGCCGATTGCTTGCATGAATGTGttaaatttttagtttttcatttagcTTCGTCAGCAGAGCAAGAGCTCCTACCGCACAACAAAAATATTCGTCCTATACATTTTCCTACGACTAAAGCaacttaaattaaacattGCAAATGGGACTAAAAAGCCGTTTTGATGATCAAAGAGGGGGTGAAATTAAAGTGGCCTTAACGATAATGCTAATGAAATCTTCCTCTGTTTTGCTCAGTTTGCATACATAGCTTTCCGGCGGCGGTTATAACTGCTTGAGTGATCCATTTTCAGTCGCAAACCAGCCTGGTTCACCATCCCGGCCCTATTGGTGACCGCATCAACGAAATCTTTTTTCATCATAATTCCGTATTAtgcgaaaataattttttgataatttgatatatttttttcacgaaGTTTTTTTGTAGACGTGTTGGTGCGGGTTCGGAAGCGGTACGCAACGATGCGATAGTGTATagtattgatttgttttctttttcgtcataTTTGAGCGTGCATACCTCTTCGTCAAGTAACTAAACATTCCTAGGAGGCTAGAATTAAAAACACATGCAAAGATGCATGAATGTAATGTCTACTGCCCTTTTAACAACTACTAATTTCATTCTCGGGGCACAGGGGTTTCTCCCCGCGTCTGTTCGAGCGTATCGTGTTCCTTTCCCTTACTTTTTAATCGcaattgaaaatgcaacaacCTAACAAAATCAACACAAACGGCACTGACAAGCGACATGTAGCTTTGGGGGCAATAGAGGGTACACCAACGTatacaaacatttaaaaaaacagggCCGTCTGTACTGGCATCGCGTGTTTCCACTCTACATAAGCGTGTATCTGTCGGCTCGTAGCCGTAAGGGGCATGTTCGCTTCATGACGGACGTAGCTCGGAGGACACTGGGAGCCGGCCACACAGAGCGAGTTGAGCGTTCGGCGGTAGGCAGGTTCGAGTTGACGCCGGCACACACTACGTGCAGCAGGCTTTGTAGGCGGGAAGTCTTTCGCCGGATCCTCGATTCACGACCACCCGGTCTGGGTTGTCGGTCGTCTCTTTGCCGGCGGTCTTATCCAGAATGGCTTCGGCCAGCTCGCGAAAAGCCTGCTCGATGTTAGTGTTTGCCTTGGCAGAGGTTTCCATAAAACGGATATCGTGTTCTCGAGCGATCTAAAATGAAACAGCAATACGATGTTAAAAACGGAACTCAATGAGACAACTAATAATACCGGGAGTATGGCACGTTCATCACACCCCCAGCGTAATAATCGCATTCTGACAACATTGCATATTGTTAGCAGGACTatgaaaagaagaaacccAATGAATAGTTTGCACGTAGACAAACTTAATCAAACCATTATCATTTTGTCAGCATCAACAACGTCGTACTCTAGTGACGCTATATTatggtttaaaaaatcttcTTTTATGATTCATATGCCTCCTTCCAAATGATGGCGATGTGGCACACCACGTATCGCACCACGACACAAATGGAATAACCCATTGGAATCGTAGACTCTAATTAGCTGTGAATTGCTCTcggtttgacttttttttctacacgtCCGATAATGCAAGTGAGGGCATagctaaataaaaaataaaaatattataaaataacGCATATGCATGACTTTTGCAGTGCCCAGTGCACTGACGGTTCATTCCAAGAAACCTACGCATCACGTTTGACTGTTCTTCCATTATCAGACTGATAGTCCGACTGCTGTGTTCAACATCGAAgaacgaacgagaaaaaaaggcactTGAGAGAAGCCTTAATcgttccccctccccctttctCCTTCTCCCGTTCCTTCGGTTGATACCGATTCTTTGCCATACTTGTTTCAAACCTACATTTTCTCCCCGCTCCTTACGCACGGCCCTTTTGTCTGCCATGTCGCACTTGTTTCCCAGTATCATCTTTTCCACATCCTCGTTGGCATGCTGCAATGAAAAAGTTGGAAGAAACGTGTGTGTTAAAGGGGCAAAAGCGGAAAAACAATCCTGCTAGGCGTTTTACCTCGTCTATATTACGCAGCCATTTGACTATATTGTCGAAGCTTTTCTCGTTTGTTATGTCGTACACCAGCATGATACCCATGGCGCCGCGATAGTATGAGGTCGTGATCGTGTGGAACCGCTCCTGGCCGGCCGTATCCCAGATCTGTAGTTTGATCTTTTTGCCACGCAGTTCGATTGTTTTAATCTTGAAATCAATGCCTGCAACAAGAGAAAGTTAGCCAAGAAAAATGACAAGATAAGTAATCGTTCTGTGGCAGTAATTTTATGCAACGGCTAACATTGTTTTAtcacaaataaaatgaatacaCCACCACGGTTCTACAGCTCGTTCGAATGTACGAAATCGTGTCCAAGAcgaattaaaaataagaaaaccgtTATCATGTGCTTCCGTCATGATAGCACGAACCAATCCCAAAGCCGAACAATTTTAGCTGATAGGTGCTAATCATCATTTTTCGTCGATTTTCTTGCCGTTATCTTTCTTGCCtgataaattcattttttagttttgctaTCACCTCAGTAGATTATAAGATAACGTACCAtcgataatgaaaaaaaaatcatacctCCGATGATAAAGTTTAATTTCACTGCAGTTCGTAGCCAAGTTGTCTGCAAAACTATGCTTCAATTCATATAATTATTATTCAACACGACCAAGCAATAGATGCACCAAAAAGAAGCAATTTGCACTCGTTTCTTCTCAGCCGGTTTATCGCCTGCTCTTAACCATAGCCAGCATCAACTTCATTTGCCAACGCGATATGGTgaccatttttatttgcctttttcttcttgcgtTGTTCATTGGTTAACCGATGTGTTGTCCAGTCTCCTTTCGTAAATTAAAGGAATTTATATCGGTGTGATACAGAACAGCATCGGCGCGATGTTGAGATGGAGAATTTTAATCTGTTCGTTCGACGAAGCGATACCGTCATCGACTGAACGGTTACTAAATAAGGCTTGTGTGGTTTGTATTGATGCAACTTCCGGTAAATGATAATATACCGATttcgaagttttttttaagaagCACCTCGACCAGAGTGTCGTGAGTAGACCACCGCACACTGgacgacaagaaaaaaaagcaagtcCATTATCTAATCGATCGCGCACCCCTCCTTTAGACCAATCGCTTATTCCCAGAAGGTCCACGAGCGTGTTGGTACTGCCGCCACAGAAACATTGCACAAACTGTTAGACGTTCGCTAATCATTAGCGACCACTAGGGTTTACTGCTGGGCCCCATGGGACTAAGGGCTCCTGGTAAATGGCTTGCGCTATGTGCACGGTCATGGCCAGGCGGCTTTCTAAGCTCCCCGTGCAATGATGATGTAGTCACATAACGTACAAATGCTGTCTCAATTTGCctggaaggaaaacttttaacAACTACAATACCTACCGATGGTGGAGATGAATGTCGAGGTGAACGCATCAtcggaaaagcgaaacaagaTGCAGGTTTTACCGACGCCAGAGTCTCCAATCAGCAGCAGCTTGAACAACAAGTCGTAGGTTTTCTTGGCCATGCCTTGACGCTAGGTCTAGGTGCGTGTGGTGGTTCGTCGAGCCGTGAGCGGACCACGGAACGTTTGATTGCAGATGGGCTGATTGAAGTTGGTTTAAAAATCGCCTTTTACCCGATTGGCTGACGGTTCGATGGATTCGATCTTAGTAGGATTTTCCCGCCGTTGGTACCCTGGGTTTTCCTGAATTCCGTGTAATATCTTGTTGCTATGACGCTGGCAGTGTAGCTTGTCGGTCGGGGTCCTTTTGTGCGTATATCTTTTAGCTTTTCACTTCCTAGGTATAGACCGGATTGTACGGTACATAAATAAATCTTCGCTCGCCTCAGAGGGGGGGGCCTCCAGTTTCAACTTCGaaggtaaaagaaaacaactttttGTTTCGTACGGCGAGCCAAGCAGGCGATGATGGCAAATGTCGCTTTCTTTCGTCACGTATCCGTGCTCTCCAGCTGAATCTCGCACACTGCTTCTGCACTGATGGGATGGTTGTTGCCGGGTCGGGACTTATtgaccgaaaacaaaaaggaccATGCAAAGGATCGTGCACTTTGTGGCGTGCAGCAGTTTCGAGGGATTTTCCACTTTCTGGTTCGAAGTCTGTGCGATGGAATACAATTCGCCAATGTTATTACGCACACATCTACCCACACCTACAAGCGAACCTACTCACCCTGACAGGTGGTGCGGTGTTCAGGATTTATTCTGCCCGGATTGCAACCGCTTtgctatttttctttcgcgGAAAGGAAGATGACGTACTTCTTCGTTCTGCTGCCTGCCGTCACGAAgctattgtttgttttacaccgTGAACTAGGGTGCGGGCCTGACTGTCAATtaaaccgaaagaaaaattgtGAATCACTCGCGGTACACAGGGTGTCGGCTGCTAGAGTTTCACTTTTGCTGTTCTGCCCAAATGTAACACACGGTCGCTATGCTCGGTGCTGCTTTCCCGAAGTGACTGGAATTTTTTTAGCTCTCTATTTCTTCTGCTTATGCGTTCTGACGGACTCGATGAACCACACGGGTCGACACGGGTTTGACAGCCGTAAGTTCGAAGGGAATTAAACTATACCCATCTCGCTCCTTCTAGTAGGGTAGGTCTAGGCAGCAGTACCAAACAAATCAGTTCATAGAACTATGGTTCCTTTTTTCAACTCAATTCAATGGAACCCTATGGGTCCAATCCGATCCCAACAAGGAACATTCATAATTCCACATcaatatcaaaacaaacattggaaAATCTGTAAAATAATGCAAATGATATCGTATTTTTAAAGGGAAatggatgtttgaatgttgtaagATATGTGAAAGTGTCTTAGATCAAATTCATATAGAGTTGTatagagaaggaaaaaccttCGTTTATGCCATTGCAAGTTTAGAAAATTCTAATTTTTCGATACACTCTTCAGTTTTTTTCTACTTATAATGACCCAATTTTCTGTGAGATAACATTACCAAATTTAGAATTCGCTTCTGACAAAAATATTCAGAAgtcgaaaaatatatattcaaATTAATACTTCGTAGAAGTTCTGAGTTGGCTTACAAACCAGCGTTTTGTTTTGACGAAAACTCCAACCAACGAAAAAATTCACGAACAGGATGTTGGAACAGGCAGCTTCGTCCTGGCCTGGTGTAGCCaacattttgttaaaaattaacTTCAGATTATATATGAGATTCTAATAGCTATTATTGCGCTTGCCACCAACAGATGACGCTAGTTCAGGAAGCTTCCGAAAGCTGCAGCAGCTCCCAACATTACGAAGCACCCCAAAAGCACTTGTTTAACACCTCGGTCCGTACGTACGTGTTCAATCCCATAATTCGCTTTGCTTCCATACTAAAACGTTATTAAATTATCTGGAACGATAAATATAACCGCGATGTTGATCAGTTCTGGGCAAAActaggtttttttaaattataaaataacaacCACAAAAAAGTGTGTTAAAAGTGCGAGCAAAAATTAAGCGGACCGTTTAAAACGATTCGACACTCGCACGTTGAGGGCAGTGCAACGAATAGCCGGAATTATTGCGATAAAACAAAGATGGCGTGATAGGTTGTTTTTAATCTCAAGTGCGCATTTGACCGACGATAGTACACTAACACATCGATGCCCAACGCCGCAACGCGCGGCGGACGCACACGAATGCTCTCCGCAAAGCGCATTGTTTCTCAGAAGAACGCAAAAGCAGACCCCGGGGGGTGCAACACTGCACAGTAACACACGGTGTGTTGAAACGGAACGTTGTCGGGTGCCGTGTTGTGCGAAAAAGTTAACAAAACTCCGTGCAATTCCAGCTGAAAGAAGGTAATATCGGTTGGGAACACCACACCAAATAACCAGACATAGCTTCGCGTTTGATTTTCGCATTCGCTTCTCGAAATCACCTGCCTATGGCATAGGGCATATTAAAACGTCTGTTGTATACCGGCCGATCGAACCGAATTCGAGATAAAAACGGTAAGGGAAGTTCTATAGATCAAAACGGCAGTTTCCATTGTTAGGTGTATTAATTTTACGTTAGGAAACGTATTCCCTTGCCCGCTTACATCGCGCTTTGCGTATCCCACGGGCATTATTAATGTTTCGCGATGCTTATCACTTGTAGTATCAAATTGCCAAAGCATTGCGTGAAGTGAAATGGcaaggtggaaaatgtgtcgGCTCAGAACAAACGGTCGGCTTGTGTTGTGCGTGTGAAcatgactgtgtgtgtgtggtttgtgCATTAAAATGAGGTCGGAGCATAACTTTTCACTCTGCGTCTTCATTgttctctttctctattttccggtttgtatttttgatgttttttgtgATAAACATGGACgcttataaaataatttaatgtcATTTCACCTACAGCGCGTTTAAAGCTAAAACTCATGCAGCGTGCCTATTTAACGTTAGCAAATATGACAGCAACAAATGTATTCATCCATCGCATCCGGCATCCAAAATCATTTATGCTGTGTCTCTTGGAAGCATAATTTTGTGTTGCTCTCGCATACCAGTGTTCGTGTGTGTCTTTTCGGCTCGCCTTCACAACTCACACATAAGCACGCTGTCGGCATTCCTCGAACCCGGTGGCGAAGTGGTGGGCAAAAAAGTATAACAAAAGACAAACAATGTCTTCATAATTATGTGCACCGGTGCCTAGGGTAAGTGACTATTCGCTGTATCTATTGCAAACGCCAAATACGAAGAATGCTCAGGCTTCGATGTAGTATTTGCGCATTTAGCACTGCGTGAAGCGAACTTTCCGAGCAAAACTGATTTTCAAAACAGGTGTTTGTTTATCAAACGCGAAGAGCTCAAAATGCACTAGCTGATTGGCAAATCATTGGGATTGGTGCATCAGCCAAATACCAGCTCTAGTAACTTTGGAAACGTactaatatattttaaaagtacaaaaaaaatatttaccataCTAGTACTGAATCTAGTACTAGGACATAAACTCGAGAAAATTTATGTTGCAACTGATAAAGTTGTAAATATGGCTACCATGCCATGTGCTGATAGCAGAGACAGCATAAAAACTATTCTTTATGTACCAAATAACAAATAGTctattatgtttatgtttattcagaaaaaataaacaattaagAAGTAAACTTCTTTTACCTATTGTAAAAATCAACATAGTGTGAATAGTCAACAATATTAAATAAGCATTTTTTGTGGCCGATCACTATGAATGAAACGTTGGTACCATGGCATGGTTGAATCATATTTAGGCAATATATTGCTAGTAATACACATatataaatcaaatcaaactgttTAAATTATGCGCTGATGAAGGATACATGGGCAACACCAATTTACTCCAAGCATCAGGGAAACTGGGTTTGCTTATGTTTGTATCCAAGTTTCTGAAAAACTATTTGATAAAGGACAAACATGGTACGTAGACAGTTTTTATACATGCTATGAGTTAGTTTTGTTATGCTTGAATAGACAAACTCATCTTGGAACAACTCATGAACATCAAAcataattgatttttcttagCTATCATTAAAgtctggtttttctttttgaataaaaaaacaaatacggATAAAAATGGAATAGATTGAatgaattaataaatttactttGAAGTTCGAGAAAGTCAATAAAGAAGGCGTATAAGCCAAACCGTAATAAATGTGAGTGCAATTAACAAGCAGTTAGTCGCAGCCAAGGCCCAATTAGAATATTGTCGTCACTCAGTATGTGGGCGATCAGCATTCAACGTTTAAATGAAGCATAGagaattcatttaaaaaacaataaacatttttctgaTAACTAAGAAACTTTCGACCTTGTTTTTCACAAACATCATTAAGTTTGTAGCGTACATTTGATAGCCTTTTTTACCGGACGAAAACGCGAAATGTTCGGATAATGTACATTTCCGCACATGTACAACAATGTTCAAAATAACAGGTTGTGAACCTGTATCTccaaaaatattccatttaGTTTAAACACGTTGGAACACTGAAGGACGATTTTCGAGAGCTTTTATTCACGCAGAATTTTAAACCGTGTCAATGGATACTCCATCGATTCTGACGGAAATCGCACACTATGCGACCAGCAATTTCTCAGATCGAGATCTATGGGCAGGGTATCTTTTCTTCAAAGAGTTTTCTGTACTCGTGATCCGTTGCCTCCCATGGCTAATGCCTATAAAATGCTCCTTTTGCATAATGTTCAGCTTTAATTTTAAGACAATTCATAAGATTCGATCGAGACAAGGTACCTAAAAGAGCACGTGAAACAATATTCAGCGATGTTTGGTGCAAAACATGTGCGGAGATGTATATTGCCTCGCATAACACAGTTTCATATATGTGCGGACGTCTTCAAAGCTGGTGGAAATGCTTCAGTTAGATTCGATTCCACTCGAACGCTTTTTTGTTATCTTGGCaaggatgggaaaaatataaacaaacagaCATTTTCCTAAAAATACACATACATCTGTGTCGGTTGGTAGTACGAACACAGTAGCGATGATAGCGTAAATACCGACTGTATGTTGCTAGCATAGAGAAGATGCTCAGATTTAGGATGGATAGGTATTTGTGCAAGTTCCTACATTGTCAAGTATGTTTTCTAATATTTTGCTCCTATGCTTTGTTTAGATAAAGTTTCGATGTCTAACGAGCACGCaatgaagcaaaaacacacacaatccGTTGCCTCAAATGTTTTGTACAAGACATTTTGCTTTAAGGTGAATAGTTCCATTTCAAAGAGAAAATAGCTAAGATGTGCTAGTTTGTGCCGCTGTGTTATTGCGCTTAGAAGAAACAGGAATTTAGCAGAATGCAAGGGACAGCTAGCTAACGCTATTCGGGCGTCGTTGAGacaagaaagagagaaggTAAGCTTGCCACAGCCAACTTAAGAAAGCAGGTCAGAAGGTAAAAGAAACATTGGACGAGAGACAACATAAGACCGAATAAACGAGATAGAGCCTTCTCCATCGTTGGGTTTCAAAAAACACGAGAATAACCAAGTCAGTTGTACGTCCTCCGTAATTGTGTGAAGGCTTGGGGATCTGCTTGCGGTGACATGTATCAGGTCTCTACCTCTTCGATCGCTGTCTAAATTTACGGAGCCTCGAGTAGCAAAGAACAGAAGGCAATTGTTGCCCTGGAAACGATCAGGGGtgcgctgttttttttttgttacgagGTGGAACTACATTTGATAGAGAAAAAGAAGGTAATGCAAGGTTCagtgcttaatttttttttggacgCACGTTTTGTATGCTTGGTTTTCTGGAGGTGTTCCGACGCCAGTTTTGCTCTACTGTTGCAATGTAACAGATATTTTCCCAATGGATCATATTAACATCGAATCACAAACAACTCACAGTACGCTGTGGAGTGTTTTAACAAACAATGCATGTGGTATACGGTTGTCACATGAGTGTGTTGCTGAAGCTGAGGCTCGGTTTGTGTAAACGCATGTGTGGAGCTCTGTGATCGTCAGAGATGCGGAGGATTTGTTTTAGGTTTGAGTTTTGGTGAAAAACTTGTAACATTACAGTTTTGTTCAATCGGTGTGATTTTAGGCTGGGCTGCGTTTGCCTTTCGTGCAAAAAGCCGCAACTGACACAGCAGCGCTCCCCGCCACCGCGCACAGTATTCTAAGCGTGTCGTTTTCATCACATGTGCTGTCAAAGGCGGTGAAGGAGTACTGTCATTCAGTGTGAAGCTCAACAATCGAGCAGGAGCGACTTTTATAACCTCTGCAGATATCGAGGGCTGCATACAAGCGGACAATACTAGTGGTAGAACTAGAACATTGCATTTAGTCTGCACCGTGTGTGGTACGTTAGAGTGGAGCCATAGGACCTTCATCCGGCATTGCTGGGGAACGTTTAGAAAATTGTTGGATAGAGCTGTTAAGCTAGGTGTGTAACAATCGGGTAAGGTAAGCAAATAGAATATTCCTCTGTCAGGAGAACAGGAGTGCGCATGCGTGAATATGCTGGTTCGTCGTTTGGCATAGGAGTGAGAAGAAGGCCACGGAGATTGTGGGTCAGTCCGTAAAAGCCATTGCTGGCGCGCTGAATAAAAACGTGGTGTAAGCATATCCGTCCCCGGGGTGGcaaggaaataataaaaacaaaacaacgaacgcgacgaaacacacacaaactgagACGCTCACACGCgcgctcgcacacacacatcggtTCACGAA contains:
- the LOC131291397 gene encoding ras-related protein Rab-10, coding for MAKKTYDLLFKLLLIGDSGVGKTCILFRFSDDAFTSTFISTIGIDFKIKTIELRGKKIKLQIWDTAGQERFHTITTSYYRGAMGIMLVYDITNEKSFDNIVKWLRNIDEHANEDVEKMILGNKCDMADKRAVRKERGENIAREHDIRFMETSAKANTNIEQAFRELAEAILDKTAGKETTDNPDRVVVNRGSGERLPAYKACCT